The following proteins are co-located in the Candidatus Competibacteraceae bacterium genome:
- a CDS encoding glycosyltransferase family 2 protein, with protein sequence MATPLISVVIPTANRPQYLPRAIESALAGMTPGEVEVIVVPNGLDESWRSVAENYRHHLSVIWLPTQIAHANVARNIGLVQARGKFIRFLDDDDFIYPTAASEQIDLLEKTGDELCSGLVMNLDDHSEQLGTLGFPDTKDFVCAALSVSGFRLPVGNVFLRNTLRTARWDESVNRAQDYVWMVQLAAIKEWKWVHLEKHVGVWFQHPGQRVSTVSTASDRPNNIIDAITGLHRRLSEQSRLTAERADALAEALWHYIHRFFPYAPRYWARVAEQAYDISPRAGPRHPVFDNAVLRSMDPLQVEWLMLPLRLISTNARKLRHAFFAIDYRRRL encoded by the coding sequence ATGGCTACTCCGCTAATTTCTGTAGTTATCCCCACCGCCAATCGACCGCAATATTTGCCCCGCGCGATCGAGAGCGCCTTGGCAGGTATGACACCTGGCGAAGTGGAAGTCATTGTGGTGCCCAACGGATTGGATGAGTCGTGGCGATCAGTTGCAGAAAACTATCGCCACCACCTATCTGTTATCTGGTTACCAACCCAGATTGCTCATGCAAACGTTGCTCGCAATATCGGTTTAGTTCAGGCGCGTGGAAAATTTATTCGTTTTCTGGACGATGATGATTTTATTTATCCTACCGCTGCTTCCGAACAAATCGATCTTTTGGAAAAGACCGGAGATGAATTATGCTCTGGTCTTGTGATGAACTTGGATGATCATAGTGAACAGCTTGGTACTCTTGGTTTTCCTGATACAAAGGACTTTGTTTGCGCTGCCCTATCGGTCAGTGGTTTCAGGCTGCCAGTTGGTAATGTATTTCTTCGAAATACATTAAGAACAGCCAGATGGGATGAGTCGGTCAATCGAGCTCAGGACTACGTTTGGATGGTGCAGCTTGCAGCGATAAAAGAGTGGAAATGGGTGCATCTTGAAAAACATGTTGGGGTGTGGTTTCAACACCCCGGCCAGAGAGTGTCGACTGTGTCCACTGCATCGGATCGGCCCAATAACATTATCGATGCGATAACCGGCTTGCATCGGCGCTTGTCAGAGCAGAGCCGCCTGACGGCAGAACGCGCCGATGCCTTGGCCGAGGCATTGTGGCATTACATTCATCGTTTCTTCCCATATGCGCCACGATATTGGGCGCGTGTTGCCGAGCAGGCTTATGACATCAGTCCTCGGGCGGGTCCACGGCATCCTGTATTCGACAATGCTGTGCTCCGGTCGATGGACCCGCTACAAGTCGAATGGCTCATGCTTCCCTTACGGCTGATTTCGACTAATGCAAGAAAGTTACGGCATGCTTTTTTCGCCATCGACTATCGGCGCAGGTTATAA
- a CDS encoding class I SAM-dependent methyltransferase: MKFEQIHSIVGGVPFITEPNARFIYNLIVKEKLTNILELGIAHGTATCYMAAALQNLGKGLITAVDLIEAKNAYNPSIEVQLARTGLSTFVEILRMKSGYTWFLHDEIVRNSQDGRCKEIYDLCIVDGPKNWTIDGAAFFLVDKLLKPNGWIIFDDYLWTYAAANYQRDATDGITHRSLSKDEQEIPHIREIFELLVKQHPNYGNLILLEGNNWVLAQKNMASEKTYTIIHKEITIGVLNKLIRKAFNFVKHSTQTLKKFSPR, translated from the coding sequence ATGAAATTTGAACAAATACACTCCATTGTTGGTGGTGTTCCATTTATTACAGAGCCGAATGCGCGATTTATTTATAACCTAATTGTCAAAGAAAAACTTACAAATATTCTCGAATTGGGGATAGCTCACGGCACAGCTACTTGCTATATGGCTGCGGCCCTACAGAATTTAGGCAAAGGTTTAATAACTGCCGTCGATCTTATTGAGGCCAAAAACGCTTATAATCCATCTATTGAAGTGCAGTTAGCGCGAACAGGTCTTTCTACATTTGTTGAAATATTACGAATGAAATCTGGTTATACATGGTTTTTGCATGATGAAATTGTAAGAAATAGTCAGGATGGTCGATGCAAAGAAATCTACGATTTATGTATTGTTGATGGCCCAAAGAACTGGACTATTGATGGAGCAGCTTTCTTTTTAGTGGATAAACTGCTCAAGCCAAATGGCTGGATAATATTTGATGATTATCTTTGGACCTACGCCGCTGCAAACTATCAACGTGATGCAACCGATGGTATTACTCATCGATCTTTATCTAAAGATGAGCAAGAAATTCCACACATCAGAGAGATATTTGAGCTATTAGTTAAGCAACATCCAAATTATGGCAACCTAATATTACTGGAAGGTAACAACTGGGTTCTTGCGCAAAAAAATATGGCGTCAGAAAAAACCTATACGATTATCCATAAAGAAATCACCATAGGAGTTCTCAATAAACTGATTCGCAAGGCTTTTAATTTTGTTAAGCACTCAACACAAACATTAAAGAAATTCAGCCCTCGATAA
- a CDS encoding glycosyltransferase, whose protein sequence is MNVLDKKNNSINKNRVLIYTNDLLPYSETFIKEQARALRGSWYPILVGESLILSGLALDGLDVRLLIPEHAPRWRRFIYRIFRYLWLADPLVVRRLRGFDAKVIHAHFGTFAVDIWPYARILGLPLLVTLHGYDINIKQEWWEAGHGGLRRRTYPRRLRQIATHSRVHFIAVSDAIRRRAIEYGIPPEKISLSYIGINTDFFQPAGVPLYLRHKRVLFVGRMVEKKGPLLMIQAFSRVYREVPEAELIMVGDGPMRMTAEQLACELGVPVIFTGALSSIQVLEQLHKVRVFCLPSVTAANGDAEGFGMVILEAQACGVPVVSSARGGSIEGIVDGVTGFQCNEGDIICIADRLLRCLLDEDLAKRMSESAIKFVHENFNLIEQTKKIEKIYEQFVTSCNRTYANEVRDEI, encoded by the coding sequence ATGAACGTGCTGGATAAAAAAAATAATTCGATCAATAAGAATAGGGTGCTGATTTATACGAATGATCTATTACCTTACTCGGAAACCTTTATCAAGGAACAGGCACGTGCATTGCGTGGTAGCTGGTATCCTATTCTTGTCGGTGAATCTTTGATACTAAGCGGGCTCGCCTTAGATGGCTTGGATGTTCGGCTGCTGATTCCGGAGCATGCGCCTAGGTGGCGCCGATTCATTTATCGTATATTCCGATATCTCTGGCTGGCCGATCCGCTCGTGGTCAGGCGCTTGAGAGGGTTTGACGCGAAAGTTATCCATGCCCATTTTGGCACGTTCGCGGTGGATATCTGGCCTTACGCACGAATCCTCGGTTTGCCGTTGCTAGTCACCCTCCATGGTTATGATATTAATATCAAGCAAGAGTGGTGGGAAGCCGGACATGGTGGGTTGCGTCGACGGACATACCCGCGAAGATTACGGCAGATAGCTACTCACTCGCGCGTACATTTCATCGCCGTGTCGGATGCAATTCGTCGGCGCGCAATCGAATATGGCATCCCTCCCGAGAAAATTTCGCTGAGTTACATCGGCATCAATACCGACTTTTTTCAACCTGCTGGTGTGCCATTATACCTGCGACACAAGCGTGTGCTTTTCGTTGGCCGTATGGTGGAAAAAAAAGGCCCTTTGCTGATGATCCAAGCTTTTTCAAGGGTGTATAGGGAGGTGCCAGAAGCCGAATTGATTATGGTTGGTGACGGACCAATGCGCATGACCGCAGAGCAATTAGCATGTGAGTTGGGAGTGCCGGTAATTTTTACCGGCGCACTGTCGAGTATACAAGTGCTTGAACAACTGCATAAAGTACGAGTGTTCTGCTTGCCGAGCGTTACTGCTGCAAATGGCGATGCCGAAGGGTTTGGAATGGTCATTCTTGAAGCGCAGGCATGTGGAGTACCCGTCGTTTCCTCGGCACGAGGAGGTTCCATTGAGGGTATTGTCGATGGCGTGACCGGATTCCAGTGCAACGAAGGAGATATTATTTGTATTGCTGATCGACTTTTACGATGCCTACTGGACGAAGATTTGGCGAAGCGGATGTCGGAATCAGCTATAAAGTTTGTCCACGAAAATTTTAACCTGATTGAGCAAACAAAGAAAATAGAAAAAATATATGAACAATTTGTAACTTCATGCAACAGAACATATGCCAATGAGGTAAGAGATGAAATTTGA
- a CDS encoding glycosyltransferase family 2 protein, giving the protein MEKYSPLVSILIPSYQVEEFILATVESAASQTYSKIEIIAVADGCTDGTVDILRDYGRHDSRLHIIALDKNEGVHLARVRAMSAAQGEFVGFLDADDWLQPEFVERMVSAMTLGHADIVICGIRYATKDGTQGVHKVRFGRSELVDKDILRRFCDLGFGTGSLCNKLYRREAIEPFLSQDFGETVPINEDYIVNFGAFATAKRVCLLSNTLYFYRQHPSSVTASSHRAKVFALMLRAYIVCLETYVGRISQAEELVDTLYAAQFHYDAYRVDSRIALTEYADHIAESLKRLAIIHPTAIYGLMHLFEKPARRPSLLWCILRSVVRRAKSLFSN; this is encoded by the coding sequence ATGGAAAAATATTCACCTCTTGTATCAATCTTGATACCTAGCTATCAAGTCGAAGAATTTATTCTTGCCACAGTAGAATCGGCGGCATCGCAGACATATTCTAAAATCGAGATTATAGCGGTCGCTGATGGTTGCACGGATGGCACCGTCGATATATTGCGTGATTATGGTAGGCATGATTCTAGGTTGCACATAATTGCTCTCGACAAAAACGAAGGTGTTCATTTAGCCCGCGTACGCGCTATGTCCGCAGCCCAAGGTGAGTTTGTCGGATTCCTTGATGCGGATGACTGGTTGCAACCGGAGTTTGTAGAACGCATGGTTTCCGCCATGACGCTGGGTCATGCCGATATTGTTATTTGCGGCATTCGCTATGCAACGAAAGACGGCACGCAAGGGGTGCACAAGGTAAGATTCGGACGTAGTGAACTTGTCGACAAGGATATACTGCGCAGGTTCTGTGATCTTGGGTTCGGCACCGGCTCTTTGTGTAACAAGCTTTATCGTCGAGAAGCAATAGAGCCGTTCTTATCTCAAGACTTCGGCGAAACAGTTCCTATTAACGAAGATTATATCGTTAATTTTGGTGCATTCGCTACAGCTAAACGAGTTTGTCTATTATCAAATACGCTTTATTTCTACCGACAACATCCAAGTAGTGTTACCGCATCATCGCATCGTGCAAAGGTCTTTGCACTCATGTTACGTGCCTATATTGTTTGTCTTGAAACCTATGTCGGGCGTATCTCACAAGCCGAGGAATTGGTAGATACGTTGTATGCCGCGCAATTTCACTACGATGCATATCGAGTTGATTCGAGAATCGCCTTGACCGAATATGCTGACCACATCGCAGAGTCACTCAAACGGCTTGCAATAATCCACCCAACAGCCATTTATGGACTGATGCATCTATTTGAAAAACCGGCTCGGAGGCCGAGTTTGCTATGGTGCATTTTACGTAGTGTCGTGCGGCGTGCGAAATCCTTATTTTCTAACTAA
- a CDS encoding glycosyltransferase family 4 protein — protein sequence MKFLIFIPCFTHGGAEKQASILAMHLKEIGHYVEVWGLPSRGKGTPLLELLTTAGITCRQLDRWPSFGWIYQDAGLNPASFLLRAFLRLLRNRKLCAELPRQRFDIVIPFTITPSVLTLLCRKQLGVRIFWNHRSGYDNGSFIYNRYFVRLATSANVEFVANSQDGAHFVADTFNQPLASVSIIPNAFVPDGTWKTLPTFERHRTNKRNTLRLLHLANLNREKDIWTALEAIRILKKDGSNVLLDIAGFTPFKEDERRLLEEISREDLFGSVRFCGPLGRAELEQWLIDADIGLLSTRCEGTSNSILEYMYARLPIIGTDIPGIRELLPEENRKWLFPVGDSEKLASLIQKMSESEELRMHLGAENCAHVERKFSMLATMQQWERVLKITHKAP from the coding sequence ATGAAATTCTTGATATTTATTCCTTGCTTTACCCATGGTGGTGCCGAGAAGCAAGCATCCATTCTGGCGATGCATCTTAAGGAGATCGGCCATTACGTCGAAGTCTGGGGATTGCCCTCACGTGGAAAGGGAACCCCTCTTTTGGAGCTGCTTACTACTGCTGGAATTACTTGTCGACAGTTAGACCGCTGGCCATCATTCGGTTGGATTTATCAAGATGCAGGGCTAAATCCGGCATCTTTCTTACTCCGTGCATTTCTGCGGCTTCTTCGCAATCGGAAACTTTGCGCAGAGCTTCCTCGACAGCGATTTGATATTGTTATTCCATTCACAATCACCCCATCTGTATTAACTCTGCTATGTCGAAAGCAACTGGGTGTGAGAATCTTCTGGAATCATCGAAGCGGATATGATAACGGAAGTTTTATTTACAACCGTTACTTTGTAAGACTGGCTACCAGCGCCAATGTGGAATTCGTGGCAAATTCCCAGGATGGGGCGCATTTTGTCGCAGATACATTCAATCAGCCCCTCGCGTCTGTATCTATTATTCCTAATGCTTTTGTCCCTGATGGAACCTGGAAGACGCTACCAACTTTTGAGCGACATAGAACAAATAAAAGGAATACTTTGCGCTTGCTTCATCTCGCCAACCTGAATCGAGAAAAGGACATCTGGACGGCTCTGGAAGCTATAAGAATACTCAAGAAAGATGGTAGCAATGTTTTGCTGGACATTGCTGGGTTTACGCCGTTTAAGGAAGATGAGCGCCGATTACTTGAGGAAATATCGAGGGAAGATCTATTTGGGTCGGTTCGCTTCTGTGGCCCTCTGGGTCGCGCTGAACTAGAGCAGTGGCTTATCGACGCTGATATAGGCCTATTGTCCACACGGTGTGAAGGAACATCGAACAGCATTTTGGAGTATATGTATGCGAGGTTACCAATAATTGGTACCGACATTCCTGGAATTAGAGAATTACTACCAGAGGAAAACCGGAAGTGGTTGTTTCCCGTTGGGGATAGCGAAAAGCTTGCCTCCCTGATTCAAAAGATGAGCGAATCTGAGGAATTGAGGATGCACCTGGGTGCGGAAAACTGCGCCCATGTGGAGAGGAAATTCTCCATGTTGGCGACCATGCAACAGTGGGAGCGCGTCTTAAAAATCACTCATAAAGCCCCATAA
- a CDS encoding glycosyltransferase family 4 protein, which translates to MNDRIYLENSFSCRFKGRTMGLRSILIYTHEFPPFKGGAGVYSHDLAVGLISLGVEVHVLTPQPSVETGSTDLKDIHIHFLARTSTRISTQHALCCLQLKYRFDVILVTERRAQEKFARMSKGLFSYATVLHGSEILIYFRDHATKLPVLRDRMIAYYKEAIGCIAVSKATAALTRRVFPGQLRCTVVPNGIDTSRLLDADPDDVKSLRQSRPPDSRIIFCLARLDLDKGHDILIRAFALVRHVYTRAYLVIGGMGPYRAALEELCVELQLESCVDFVGEVPSSMLPAYFTLCDVFALTSKCERRWEGFGLVYLEAGYYGKPVIGGHEGGVPEAIAHLESGLLVNPRDSEAVAIGIIALLSDRDMAMEMGARGRQRVLSYFNARRMAKDTLEYLETKVRIHENVGRFVNIKLWACRYLCALILFVKGLPRLSDKV; encoded by the coding sequence GTGAATGATCGCATCTATTTAGAGAACAGCTTCTCTTGCCGGTTTAAGGGGCGGACGATGGGACTTCGGAGCATTCTGATATACACCCATGAATTTCCTCCATTTAAGGGCGGGGCTGGTGTCTACAGTCACGATCTGGCAGTGGGGCTTATCTCGCTCGGTGTCGAGGTGCATGTTCTGACGCCACAGCCAAGTGTGGAGACGGGTTCAACCGACCTTAAAGACATCCATATCCATTTCCTAGCAAGGACGAGTACCAGGATCTCCACGCAGCATGCCCTTTGTTGTCTACAATTGAAATATCGATTTGATGTAATTCTGGTGACGGAGCGCCGTGCGCAAGAGAAATTCGCCCGGATGTCGAAAGGCTTATTTTCCTATGCGACGGTATTGCATGGTTCCGAAATCCTAATTTATTTCAGGGATCACGCAACGAAGCTGCCAGTACTTCGCGACCGCATGATCGCCTATTACAAAGAAGCAATAGGATGTATTGCGGTTAGTAAGGCAACGGCCGCTTTGACGAGAAGGGTGTTCCCTGGTCAGCTACGGTGTACCGTAGTGCCGAATGGTATAGACACTAGTCGCCTACTAGATGCGGACCCGGATGATGTAAAGTCGTTACGCCAGTCGCGTCCGCCAGACTCCAGGATCATTTTCTGCCTTGCCCGGCTGGATTTGGACAAAGGGCATGACATACTGATTCGGGCATTCGCTCTGGTTCGCCACGTTTACACGCGCGCGTACCTGGTGATCGGGGGCATGGGGCCTTATCGCGCCGCTTTGGAGGAGTTGTGCGTCGAACTGCAGCTTGAGAGCTGCGTCGACTTTGTCGGGGAAGTCCCTTCCTCGATGTTGCCAGCCTATTTCACGTTGTGCGATGTGTTTGCATTAACGAGTAAATGCGAGCGGCGCTGGGAGGGGTTTGGGCTGGTCTACTTGGAAGCCGGCTATTACGGAAAGCCCGTGATTGGTGGACATGAGGGCGGGGTACCTGAAGCGATTGCGCATCTGGAAAGCGGTTTGCTTGTCAACCCGCGCGACAGCGAAGCCGTGGCAATTGGCATAATCGCATTGCTATCTGATAGGGATATGGCTATGGAGATGGGAGCAAGAGGACGACAGCGCGTCCTAAGTTATTTCAATGCGAGGCGCATGGCGAAGGATACTCTAGAGTATTTGGAAACGAAAGTCCGAATTCATGAGAATGTCGGCCGCTTCGTGAATATCAAATTGTGGGCTTGTCGTTATTTATGCGCGCTGATTTTATTTGTCAAAGGTTTGCCGCGTCTTTCTGATAAAGTTTGA
- a CDS encoding class I SAM-dependent methyltransferase, whose product MALITSARGLLHPKQGGVSNARRESNAWLRQHCMAIQGKVLSIGSGNDSDGEGSHYRDYFAAAVSYTTSEVGPNFGCDLVLDVRSMPELSDGSFDCVYCSGVLEHVDDFHAGFAEITRILADGGTLLLGLPFRQPIHMSPNDFWRFTEFGIRRLLRDAYEIQDVVTIDTLQGAEFPAAYWAKAIKKELEHSPTASACIGAK is encoded by the coding sequence ATGGCCTTGATCACTTCGGCAAGAGGCCTGCTGCACCCGAAGCAGGGCGGCGTATCGAACGCCCGTCGGGAAAGTAATGCCTGGCTGCGCCAGCATTGTATGGCCATCCAAGGCAAGGTGCTGTCGATCGGGAGTGGCAACGATTCGGATGGGGAGGGTAGTCATTACCGGGATTACTTCGCCGCCGCAGTGTCCTATACGACATCCGAAGTCGGCCCAAACTTCGGATGCGATCTGGTCCTCGATGTACGGTCTATGCCCGAACTTAGCGATGGTTCCTTCGATTGTGTTTATTGCAGCGGTGTGCTCGAGCACGTCGATGACTTTCACGCTGGCTTTGCCGAGATCACTCGAATACTTGCCGACGGCGGCACACTGCTCCTTGGCCTGCCGTTCCGGCAGCCGATCCACATGAGCCCTAACGACTTCTGGCGATTCACAGAGTTCGGCATACGGCGCCTATTGCGGGATGCCTATGAGATTCAGGATGTAGTCACCATCGATACACTTCAGGGAGCCGAATTCCCTGCCGCATACTGGGCCAAGGCGATCAAGAAGGAACTGGAACACTCACCTACTGCCTCTGCATGTATAGGAGCCAAATAA
- a CDS encoding methyltransferase domain-containing protein has translation MSQYAPEHNRLKAYIDGYKLGIVKLHLGCGGIRWRDFINVDMYPAEAGTPDSSRIGCVADVFADMRKLGLANYSVDEIFTSHTIDHFPRWEAIDMFRDWYRMLKPDGLLVIEAADFVRCVLWLLHPNRSKRISAKNQFYGNQWDRIDFETHRYLWSARELVGVLRDIGFRKVSFSHATLTHHPGRDMHVEAVK, from the coding sequence TTGTCCCAATACGCTCCTGAACACAATCGGCTCAAGGCCTACATTGATGGGTACAAGTTGGGGATTGTGAAGCTACATCTAGGTTGCGGCGGCATACGTTGGCGTGATTTCATCAATGTCGACATGTATCCAGCCGAGGCCGGCACTCCCGACAGTTCGCGCATTGGCTGCGTGGCCGACGTGTTCGCGGACATGCGCAAGCTAGGACTTGCTAATTACTCTGTCGATGAAATCTTCACCTCGCATACCATCGACCACTTCCCCCGCTGGGAAGCCATCGACATGTTTCGTGACTGGTATCGCATGCTGAAGCCTGACGGGTTGCTGGTCATCGAGGCGGCGGACTTCGTACGCTGCGTACTGTGGCTGCTACACCCAAACCGTAGTAAGCGTATCTCTGCCAAGAACCAGTTTTACGGAAACCAATGGGACCGCATCGACTTCGAGACGCACCGCTACTTGTGGAGCGCCCGTGAACTCGTCGGAGTCCTGCGTGATATCGGTTTCCGCAAGGTGAGCTTCAGCCATGCGACGCTTACGCACCACCCTGGGCGAGACATGCATGTCGAGGCCGTCAAATGA
- a CDS encoding ABC transporter ATP-binding protein, which yields MSDSLVIVENVSKKFCRSLKRSLWYGMQDLSNELLGRRHGGDGELRPDEFWAVNDVSFELKRGECLGLIGRNGAGKTTLLRMLNGLIKPDAGRIEMRGRVGALIALGAGFNPILTGRENIYVNASVLGLTRHEIDRRIGDIIDFAELHDFIDTPVQSYSSGMQMRLGFSIASALEPDVLLLDEILAVGDTAFRSKCFQRIGEVLERAAVIFVSHSESQVSRICDSTLLLDAGTVSHLGETAEGLRHYSEGQQTPESPYRLIADKRISSIYLSPLPARIAWCDILKFEFAIAVTENITIGLILVHFSIENEFKANSIVRLDQSDVLELGGGSHVLQFELGPIQLAHGRYQISISLFDRSGKVTVTQALNAGIVEITGPVGGGVSHFFPMTVNFDHHEIPSAR from the coding sequence ATGTCTGACTCACTGGTTATCGTCGAAAACGTCTCGAAAAAATTCTGCCGCAGCCTCAAGCGCTCCTTGTGGTATGGGATGCAGGATCTTAGTAATGAGCTATTGGGACGTCGGCATGGCGGCGACGGGGAGTTGCGCCCGGATGAGTTCTGGGCGGTGAACGATGTGAGCTTCGAACTCAAGCGTGGTGAGTGTTTGGGATTGATCGGACGCAACGGGGCAGGTAAAACCACGCTGCTGCGGATGCTCAACGGCTTGATCAAACCGGATGCGGGGCGGATCGAGATGCGCGGGCGGGTGGGGGCACTGATTGCCTTGGGAGCCGGGTTCAACCCCATCCTGACCGGGCGCGAGAACATCTATGTCAATGCTTCGGTGTTGGGCCTGACCCGCCACGAGATCGACCGCAGGATAGGCGACATTATCGACTTCGCAGAGTTGCACGACTTCATCGATACGCCTGTGCAAAGCTACAGTTCAGGCATGCAGATGCGGCTAGGCTTTTCCATCGCATCTGCCCTCGAACCCGATGTGCTGCTGCTGGACGAAATCCTGGCGGTGGGTGATACGGCCTTTCGCAGCAAGTGCTTCCAGCGCATCGGCGAAGTACTGGAAAGAGCAGCCGTAATTTTCGTCAGTCACAGCGAGTCGCAGGTCAGCCGGATCTGCGACTCCACGCTGCTGCTGGATGCCGGAACTGTCAGCCATCTAGGTGAAACGGCCGAGGGGCTACGTCATTATAGTGAGGGCCAACAGACACCAGAGTCACCTTACCGGTTGATTGCCGATAAGCGAATTTCGTCAATATACCTATCGCCCTTGCCCGCGCGCATCGCTTGGTGCGACATCCTTAAGTTTGAATTTGCCATTGCGGTTACCGAAAACATCACGATTGGGCTGATATTGGTACATTTCTCGATCGAGAACGAATTCAAGGCAAATTCTATCGTTCGCCTTGATCAGTCCGATGTCCTAGAACTAGGTGGCGGATCGCATGTGCTGCAATTTGAGCTAGGGCCTATTCAACTTGCGCATGGCCGCTATCAGATCAGTATCAGTTTATTCGACCGCTCGGGAAAGGTTACGGTTACACAAGCACTTAATGCCGGCATAGTCGAAATTACAGGCCCGGTTGGTGGCGGTGTAAGTCATTTCTTCCCGATGACAGTAAACTTCGACCATCATGAAATCCCATCGGCAAGATGA
- a CDS encoding Rpn family recombination-promoting nuclease/putative transposase: MEPTPTPHDCFFRENFGRLVIAQDFLRCELPASLLAEIDLTALTIAKDTYVSPDLRQVYSDLVYTVRHRGSPLRIYLLFEHKSRPEHWVLLQLLRYIVAGGDEYRKQHSKARHLPPVYPLVLYHGQQQWRVPANFHELVAPLPEALAPYVPRFRYALHDISPRGSTEIKGEALTRLVQLALRHIYSNQPLERLRELLRLIEQVIEQPTALEILESLLRYYVQGTQRLNEQDVRSLLQETHSGEPLMQTFIDKYIEQGLQQGLQQGLQQGLQQGLQQGERRGEATMLLRLLERKFGPPSESVRARIIQADAETLLRWFDQGVIAQSLDEVLH; this comes from the coding sequence ATGGAACCGACTCCGACTCCGCATGATTGCTTCTTTCGCGAGAACTTCGGGCGATTGGTGATTGCTCAGGATTTCCTGCGGTGTGAATTGCCCGCGTCGCTGCTGGCCGAGATCGATTTGACCGCTTTGACCATCGCCAAGGATACCTACGTATCTCCAGATTTGCGGCAAGTCTATTCGGACCTGGTCTATACCGTGCGCCATCGGGGAAGCCCTCTGCGGATTTATTTGCTGTTTGAGCACAAGAGTCGGCCTGAGCACTGGGTGTTATTGCAATTGCTACGCTATATCGTGGCCGGGGGTGACGAATACCGTAAACAGCATTCGAAGGCGCGTCATCTGCCGCCCGTTTATCCTTTGGTGTTGTATCATGGGCAACAGCAGTGGCGAGTTCCAGCGAATTTTCATGAGTTGGTGGCTCCATTGCCCGAGGCGCTGGCGCCGTATGTTCCGCGGTTTCGCTACGCCCTGCATGATATCTCCCCACGTGGCAGCACTGAAATTAAAGGTGAAGCGTTGACTCGCCTGGTGCAGTTGGCGCTACGGCATATCTACAGCAACCAGCCACTGGAACGCTTACGGGAGTTGTTGAGGTTGATCGAGCAGGTCATCGAACAACCGACCGCTCTGGAGATTCTGGAATCGTTGTTGCGTTATTATGTCCAAGGTACGCAGCGACTGAACGAACAAGACGTGCGATCACTGTTGCAAGAGACCCATAGCGGAGAACCTCTTATGCAAACTTTCATTGATAAATACATCGAACAGGGCTTACAGCAGGGCTTACAGCAGGGTTTACAGCAGGGTTTACAGCAGGGCTTACAGCAGGGCGAACGACGTGGTGAAGCCACGATGCTATTGCGATTGCTCGAACGCAAATTCGGCCCGCCAAGCGAGTCTGTACGTGCGCGAATTATTCAAGCGGATGCTGAGACGCTGCTTCGTTGGTTCGATCAGGGTGTCATCGCACAAAGTCTGGATGAAGTCCTGCACTAA